From a region of the Impatiens glandulifera chromosome 4, dImpGla2.1, whole genome shotgun sequence genome:
- the LOC124936189 gene encoding uncharacterized membrane protein YuiD-like yields MDELVDSVRLMAKNNAKEASSANSIVANYPLISALVAFCIAQFIKLFVSRYREKRWDLKQLIGSGGMPSSHSSTVSALALAVGFQDGFRGSLFATASVFACVVMHDAFGVRLHAGRQAEVLNQIVYELPPEHPLAESIPLRELLGHTPSQVIVGSLLGILTATIGHLIVGSNTEA; encoded by the exons ATGGATGAGTTGGTAGACTCGGTTAGGTTGATGGCGAAAAACAACGCAAAAGAAGCATCATCGGCTAATTCAATAGTAGCGAACTATCCTCTCATATCTGCTCTCGTTGCCTTTTGTATTGCTCAGTTTATCAAGCTCTTCGTATCCAG ATACAGAGAGAAGCGTTGGGATTTAAAACAACTTATTGGATCTGGAGGAATGCCTTCTTCGCATTCTTCAACTGTCTCTGCACTAGCTTTGGCTGTTGGTTTTCAAGATGGCTTTCGAGGATCATTATTTGCAACTGCATCAGTCTTCGCATGTGTC GTCATGCATGATGCTTTTGGTGTAAGATTACATGCTGGACGTCAAGCTGAG GTTCTGAACCAAATTGTGTATGAACTCCCACCCGAACATCCTCTGGCCGAGAGTATACCATTACGCGAGCTTCTAGGCCACACACCATCTCAG GTTATTGTTGGTTCATTACTGGGAATATTGACTGCTACAATTGGGCATCTGATTGTTGGATCTAATACTGAAGCTTGA